In the genome of Terriglobales bacterium, one region contains:
- a CDS encoding oxidative damage protection protein, which yields MPCSMPTPEPASTVGKRMVKCVKFQREMPGMDEPPFDGPLGQRIYENVSQEAWKLWQEHCKMILNEYRLNPAHKEAQEIIVKHMEDFFFGEGAVLPPGYVPPQSKD from the coding sequence ATGCCTTGCTCCATGCCCACACCCGAACCGGCTTCCACCGTCGGCAAGCGGATGGTGAAGTGCGTCAAGTTCCAGCGCGAGATGCCGGGAATGGACGAGCCGCCTTTCGACGGCCCGCTCGGCCAGCGCATCTACGAGAACGTCTCGCAAGAGGCCTGGAAGCTCTGGCAGGAGCACTGCAAGATGATCCTCAACGAGTACCGCCTCAACCCCGCCCACAAAGAGGCGCAGGAGATCATCGTCAAGCACATGGAAGATTTCTTCTTCGGCGAGGGTGCGGTGCTGCCCCCCGGCTACGTTCCCCCGCAAAGCAAAGACTAA